The following nucleotide sequence is from Candidatus Fusobacterium pullicola.
GTTCTAAAAATAAAAGCTATTTTATAGTTTAAAAATTCCTTTAATTAAATTAATAGTTAAGTAATAATAATAAAAAAATGAAAATATTAATAGTGAGGCGAAATAAAAATGTTAGATATAAAAAATATTCATCATGTAGCTATTATTGTTTCCGATTATGAAAAATCAAAAAAATTTTATACTGAAATTTTAGGATTTACCATAAAAGCTGAAACTTTTAGAAAAGATAGAAATTCATATAAATTAGATCTAGAAATAAAAGGGAACTACCAAATTGAGCTTTTTTCGTTTTTAACTCCTCCAAAAAGGTTAACAAATCCAGAAGCATGTGGTTTGAGACATTTAGCTTTTGAAGTTAAGAATATTGAAAATGAAGTAAATAAGCTCAAAAAATTAGGTGTTAAGTGTGAGCAGATAAGAGTAGATGAATTAACTGGAAAAAAATTTACTTTTTTTAAAGATCCAGATGATACTCCACTAGAATTATATGAAGCTTAAATTGAACTAAAAATATTAGCACAAATGTCTTCAGAAGAGATTATTAGTAAAAAAGAGGAAAATTATACTAAATATTTTTTAGATAATATTTCCTCTAAGTAATCTATTTACAAATTAAATAGTTATTATAGACTAGTTCATTTTTTCTACTAAAGTTTTTCCAGCTTTGAATTTAACAGTTTTCTTAGCAGGGATTACTATTTCCTCTCCAGTTTTAGGGTTTCTTCCAACTCTTTCAGCTTTTTCAACTACTTCAAATTTCCCCCATCCGATGAAGTTTAATTCTTCTCCAGCTTTTAAAGTTTCTTCGATAGAGTTTAAAATTACTTCAAATTTTCTCTCAGCCTCAGCTTTAGATGCGAATACTCCCTTTTCAAATAGTAATTTTGTAAAATCTTTTTTTGTCATTTTATGAATCCTCCTAAAATCTATATAAAACACATAAGTTTCTATTTTATATCATATATTTTAAATAATTTCAATACTTTTTATAAAATTTTGCTAAAAAATTTTTTTTGATGTAAAATATAAGAAAAAATAGTGAGGGAGAAAAAGGATGGGAAAATATTTAATTATATTATTTTTACAAAGTTTATTACTATCATCGTGTACATCAATTAATTACAGTATAGATACAAAAAAATATAGTGCTAAAAGTCAGAATGAAAGAATTAGATTTATAATTATTCATTA
It contains:
- a CDS encoding HU family DNA-binding protein encodes the protein MTKKDFTKLLFEKGVFASKAEAERKFEVILNSIEETLKAGEELNFIGWGKFEVVEKAERVGRNPKTGEEIVIPAKKTVKFKAGKTLVEKMN
- a CDS encoding VOC family protein, which gives rise to MLDIKNIHHVAIIVSDYEKSKKFYTEILGFTIKAETFRKDRNSYKLDLEIKGNYQIELFSFLTPPKRLTNPEACGLRHLAFEVKNIENEVNKLKKLGVKCEQIRVDELTGKKFTFFKDPDDTPLELYEA